The stretch of DNA GACTTGACTCGGAGAGTTTGTGTTATCAGAGAACTTCCATTAGGTGCAAGAGAAAAAGTTTCATCAGTTGTATTGTTGCTAACAGCAGGAGCGTTGACCTAGACTTGTAGCAGgacatgccatgaagtcacatgaTGTACAGACCTTGGATGATTAGTTGTAAGATACGGCTACGCGAACTATTTGTATTGTTATTGCGCCAATAATACATTTGTTTAATCCTTTGCCTTTGTGATGAACTATTATGTGCAAAAGTTGTGCAACTCAAAGTCCAAAGCCATCGCTATAGGTAAGAAAAGTTGATTATGGCATCAAGCCATCAACTATATATACATGTCAAATTGAATATTTGAAAACATGATATGATTATGTTTACTGTGAAAAGTAgcattttttaataatattataataTTATTTTGCAATGTTCTATAAATATATTGTAAGTACCCGAAGTTTTGTTTGTGGACGTATTAATGTCTTAAAAAAGTAAAAACACTAATTTATTATCATTAGGAGCTAGTATGAATTCTTTACCAGCAAGTCTTTGATCTTTAGGCTTTGTGCTATCCAAGGGAAAGGTTAAGTTGACTCATGACTTTTGGCGCGAAGAAACAGGACAGTTACCCGGTTTCACTTCTCAAATAAATGTTAGGAAATTTCCACTGACGTACGCACTCATCTGCTTGCATTATTTTGCTCTAGTGACTTGTGCAAGCTCCAGAGTCTCCAAGGAGAGACAGAAACCTCATCCCATTTGCTGAGAACTTCTGGCACACGCCATGTCGTTATTCTGCTACATATAGTGCACAGGAACGTCTTCATGTTCAGATAGCAAGAGCAGCAATACCAGGCTGCAGTGACGCCTGGAGGATCACCATGGGCAACTCTTCATCTCGCGGTAttcgttttttcttttcttctgtgTTTTAACGCTAATTTTAGCTGTTGTTTCGATCTTTCATGCCGCTGTTTATAATTATTTCAGGTCGATCGAACCCCAGGCAGGGCCATGGATCCAAGGTAGCACCTTCTTCTCCAGCTGGAGAGCAGACGATGTTCAAGTGGAGCATCGATGGCTTCTCCTCACTCCTTGACAAGGGTGCAGGATGGACCTACTCAAGAGTGTTCGAGGCCCTGGGGCAGAACTGGTATGGTTACCTGAATAACTGTTCTTTTCTGAACTCTTTTGTTGCATCACAGTTCCTGTGATTAGAACATCTGCAGATCCTTAGTGCTCTGTATTGATTTGTTTTCAGGTGCCTGAAGCTGAATCCGAAGGACAAGAAGAGCGGCGACGACAAGGAGTACGTCTCTCTTAGGCTTGAGTTGGCGAACAGCTCAGTGAGACCTGACACTGTTGTGAATGCATCTTTCAAGTTGCTGATATATGACCAGTCCTTCGGAAACCACAGCGAGCATGAAGGTATAATAGCAAATTTAATTATATTGGTTAGACTGTCAGCAACTACTTGCAACCTCTAGCACTAAATATGTTTTCATACATGATAATTTCATACGCAGTTAGCCACAGCTTTCAGACTGCAAGCACAAGCTCCGGAATCTCATGCATGATTTCCCTCAGAAAACTGAAGAAACAGTCCCCTAAGTTTCTTCTCAGCAATTGCTGCGTCTTTGGTGTTGAATTTCTCAAAGTTACCACTTCGAAAGCCAACACGACGTCAGAGACTCTGTTTGTCCAAAAGGCGAGCATCTTCAACGAGGCCAAAACTTACACTTGGGATATTGATGACTTCTTTGCAATGAAGAACCCAGGCTACTCTCCGGAGTTCGAAGTCGGTGGATACAAATGGTGACATACATATAGCATCTTCAGCTTCAACACCTGACATTATTACTTAATGCCATTGTTTTCATCTAACTCGAACTAGTTTCTACtactttctaaaaaaaatcccGAATTGTTCGATGTTTTCCTATTTGCAGGAATATCATAATGTATCCGTCCCGCGATGGGAACCACCTctccttgtacctgaaacttAAAAAGACCAATGATCTGCCCAAGGACACTGCAAACCTTGTAGAACTTACTTTGTACATCAAAGACCAAGAAACTGGCAAGCACCGGAAAGGAACAGGTTCGCCTACCtcaaaaagttttgcaagttGGACAAAGTCCAGATTGTTAATTATCACAATATATTCTTGACATgtcacttttcaaaaaaaaatcttggcaTGTTTCATTTGGAAAATGCAGGCCGGTGCCAGTTTTCAAAGAACTCTCGTACCTGGGGATGGACTAAGCTCATTTCGCTGGAGGATTTCAAAGACTCGGCAAATGGTTTTCTCGTCAAAACCAAGTGCTGCGTTGTAGCTGAGGTCGCAATCGTCGGTTCCTCCAAGATGGAGTAGAATACAGTGTATGTGTGAGCTGAATCGCAATGGTGAAGAGGTGGCTGCGTGTGGCTATGTGGTTTGTGCTTGTTATATTTGTTTGCTTCTTCGTGCTGAGGATACTGAAAGTGTGTAAAATGACAAATAAAAGTGGCCATCAACATGCTGCTCAGTTTGCTTGTcaaggttttttttcttttttttacgaACAGTTTGCTTGCAGTTTCTTCTAGTGTCATCCAACTGCAATATCCAAATTTGTCAATCTCACTTCAGAAAGGGAAATCAAATCACAAAATGTTCCTGTTTCCTGCCTCACGATGTGTTTATTTGATGAGAATTCGATGTTCAAAAGACGCATGATGTGATGTTGGGAAACCAGTAATATGATTCTACGCAGGACACTAGTATGTGATTATATCTCCAAAGACTTAAGTAGTAATGTAGTATAATATAATAAAAGTCGTGTATCACACAAATGTAGCTTTGTTACCTCCAGTGGCGAAATCAACTTAATTATTTTGGTACCTCTTAATGCCTTCTCAAGGACTAAAAATCTTCTTGTGACGATTGATGAGAACATTGTAATCATGGCACCATTAGGCCATAGTTTGTAATTTTGGTGATTACGTGACAAtataatcaatgagactaacaaTATTTGTGAACTCCACTTTGTAGAATTTCAAGGTCCCATGGATAAAAAATGTGTCCAGTTTGCTGTCAAAATGTCCAAATCATAGTGAAAAACAAGAAAACTGACACTAAGTTTGTATAAcgcgtcggtgcattggatggCGCAATGCTAAGGCAATGAAGAAACTTCTATAGCATCGGTTAAACTGACGGTGCATGAGaaggcgtcggtgcattggtagTTGTATTGtctagagagcatgtcaagggcGAAGGGACAAAGCTTTCGAGACCGGTTGAACTAACGCGCGTCGGTGTAAGTATAAGTGCAATGATCCAAACAGGAGCTGGCATGTTAGAAGGAGAACCAACGACTATGTGTGGCTGAGCAGAGTGAGCGGTTGAACCAACACCCCTCAGTCAGAGCGTCGTTCAACCGACCCTAGGGTAGTTTTTGCTAGCCGTTGGAGCAAAAATACGCCTCATCCCgagtcatttgaggttgctggagtccAAGAAAGTTGGATACACACTAGAGAACACTTTCAAGCCATCAAagtgcttagtgatcaaatcCCTAGGCTTTAGAACatttttgagagtgttagtgctagattagctcttgagagagtgaGAGAAAGCAAGGTGCTGCGCCATGTGCTGTGTTTGAGTGAAGCTCAAGCTTGTATCTCTGTGAGCCGGCCCTTTAGAGTCTTGGAGACTCGCTAGCATGTCTTCGACCCTCTGGCTTCGTGTGGAGCATCGACGACCTATTCCGGAGGACGCAGAGACCATCATCTTTCATGGAGAAGCTCGttagtggaaatcgggatcaaggtgaccgggAAACTTGGCATGTGCTTTGGTGCCCTAGCCTTCGTGGTAAGTCAAGGGATTTCCCAGAAGAGACTTGTGGctgagaagcgatactcttgatGGGTGTTTCAACAACATGGACTAGGGGTGACTTTACGTTTCCCTTCATCCAatctttacgtttccgcatttcatacatgCAACTTGAGTGCCTTTACATTCTTAGTGTACTATCTTGCTAGAATTAGCTATAGGTTAAAAAACTTGTTTTGGAATGAGGATTTCACACTAGTTGAACTATAGTTGCATATTtagatagcatattttagtttatGTTTTATGTATTTctagttggagctataggtTAATGTTTTTAGTTTGACTAATTCATTCCTCTCACTCTTAGGCTACGATCACTGATTCCTTTCAAACCTTCCTTGTCACCATGCCACCTTGAAGTTTGGGAAGGTATCTACTTGTGCAGAAAGATAAAATCTGAACAAATCAGACCTTCAGGCTTCATTTGTCAAAGATTCCAAATATTAGTATACAAGTAATGGCTAGGATCAGGCGACCAGCGGTATGCAAGTATACAACTTGTCACCATGAAACATTGGAAATTGGGAAGGCATCTGCTTGTGCAGAAAGATAAATATCTGAACAAATAAGACCTTCAGGCTTCATCCGTCAAATATTCCAAATATTAGTAATACCCACACTTCATTTTCAATCTATAATTTAATTGCTACAATCATGCAGCTGAAGAATGTTACTTTAGGTCAAATACACATCTGCAACTGAAGATGGAAATTGGCATCAATAAAGGTGACTTCTCAGCTGAGTAGACGACACATACACAATCAAGATAAGCATAAACGAGGTGTTTGCTGCCTTAGTGATTGGGTAATCTGAGAATAGTTGACCTGGACTTTTGGGACTTTGCTAAGGACATGGGAAATTTAATATGGGCAAGTTTGTTCAGAACAAagagatcttttttttttgtcatgaaGCTGAAATGAATTCTAGGTGCCGTAGCCTTGTAGCTTTTCTCAGTTTCAATCCGTCCAATGCTAGGAAATTGCTTGTGGCGTACGTAGACCTGTCCTTCTGCGTTTGTCCCAACCTCAAAGAAGCAGCCTCACCTCATTTCCCGAAAATTTCTGAAGCGCTCACACAGACTTCTACATATAACTATTCTTGCAAGGAATTCTACAAGTAGTGTGCTTCAACACCGGTTTGTACTGAAACAAGAGGAGGAAGATTCTTGTAACAAGCAATCATGGGCGCCTGCGCCTCCTCGTCTCGCGGTAACACCAGTTTCGCCATTTTTCTGCTTGCTTCAACTATTTTCTTCTGATATTTAATCTAAAAATCTTTTCTTCTGATATATTGACACTTAATAAGATCATTTACCGTCTGGATCGTGGTTCCAGGTCGATCAAACCAAGGCAAGAACCAGAAATCCTCAAAGGTTGCGGCCGTTCCATTTACTCCGGCAGCACAGACGGTCGCTGTGGCTGGCTCGCCTAAGATGGAAGAGAAGAGCAGCTTCAAATGGAGGATCGATGGATTCTCCTCGCTTCTTGATAAACAAAAAGGATGGACTAACTCCGGATATTTTGATATCAAGGGGCTTAAATGGTAGTCTACATACTGTTCCTTCTTATTTATACCCAGTTTATCACAAAGTTCTGTTTTCCATCTTCAGGAGAACATTTTTCAAACCCGTTTCAGTTTTCTGTCACATGACCGGAGAATCGCTTAATACTATGCAGTCAGTGCAAGTATGCAACCATCTGATGAGCAGTCTTTCGTCTCTTGTCCTGATTGCAGGTACCTGAAGTTGAACCTGAAGGACCAGAAACGTGGTGATAAAAGAGACTACGTTTCCCTTAAGATTGTGCTGTCAAAAGCTTCTGATCTGAAGTCTGACATAATCGTTGAAGCATCGTTCAAGCTCTTGATATTCGATCAAGTATACGGAAAGCACAGAGAACATGAATGTACGATTGCAAATACCATGTACATGATAATCTGATATACCTGCACTGTTTCCTTCAGTAACATGGTGCCTAAATGGGGAAAAAAATTTGACCACTCTGAAGAAAAAGTTTCAGTAACACATACTTGCTTTCCTTGTTTCAGTTAGCCACCATTTCCAGACTGAAGAAAGCAGAAAATCCGGGGCCTCATGCATGATCCCCGTCGAGACATTGAAGGAAGCCTCCTCCGGCTTCATCGTGGGTGACAGCTGCGTCTTCGGCGTGGAGCTCATCAATCTCGCCACTGCTAATGCTACGGCCAACCACAGTTCAGAAGCGGTGCATGTTCAGAAGACAAACGGCTTCAGCGCCCGGGAAGCCTACAGCTGGGTCATCGATGACTTCTTGGCCCTGAAGGGACGGTGTTACTCACCAGAGTTTGAGATCGGTGGCTGCAAATGGTACCACTGCACCACATACTTGCATATAATACTACTAATCACTGAGGCCTGTATAAATGATACATGAGAAATACAGCAACATCCAGTGAAAAAGCCTAAGACGCAAGTATCTTAGTTCTTAACCATTTGATCCACGGTGATTTCAGTCTTGCGATTCTGTTTCTTCAGGTATGTGACCATGTACCCTTCCGGCGTCGACGACAGCGGGGAGTTCCTCTCCCTCTACCTGCACATGGCCAAGCCAGACGCTTCCCTCCAGAGATCAGGAGTGCCGGTAGAAGTCAGCCTGTCCATCAAAGACCAGGTGACCAGCAATCGCCATACAAGGACAGGTTTGCTTCTCGAACAACTCTGCAGCAAATTAGAACGACCAGGATTGACAGGCAAAAGTGCAGCTATTCACGCGTGCGTGATCCAGATGTTGCCGCCGATAATTTATACGGGTGCTTCCGCTGCTGGGGTTTGGGAAATGTGTGGGATGCAGGGCGGTGCCAGTTCGtggcgacggcggaggagggCGACGGCTGGGGATGGGCAAAGTTCATGGAGGTGAAGTCGGTGAAGGACTGGTACCTCGTGAGGGGCAGCTGCTTGATCGAGGCAGATGTTGCCATCGTTGGCTCGTGCAAGATGGAGTAGAGAGTGGCTTTTGTTTCGTTCTTTGATTCTGTCTGTCTGAACGTGCTGTCAGTAAAATTGCAAATGGTGGACAAATGTTACGAGGTATGCCACGCCGTTGCTCTCCAAGGATGGCTTGTTGAGCGGCTTTTCTATTTAAGCTTTTCTATTCAATAAAGGGGCAAAATTACTGCAGCTGTTCAACCAAGGATGGCACAAAATGACATCATCGCTCATCATTACAACTTTGCCTAACCTGGGGAATTAAAATCTCAACATCTATAATCCAACGCATGACAAAAGGTTTCAAGAACAAGACCGATAAACTAAACATTCACCTATGGAGGATCTTGAGGACTCATGAAATGGTCCTCGATCTCGTTCTCATCGAAACCAACTGACCAGGTGCTGCATTCAGACATTCTGTCAGTGATACCAAATATTCTTGCTCGCTCCTCGCATTTCAACTTTCAAGCACGTGTGCTGTGCGCAATACAAGACTTTTCGCACGAATTTCAAATGAATCGATTAGATGACCGTAGGAATTGTGGAAACTCAAATGTTACAATCAAGTGAGCATTATCTCAAAATGATGAGCATTCTAAAAGAAATATATAATAATTATTTGAAAAAGGGAACTGAGGGTAGCAACATATAAAAAAACGAACAGGATTTATGAGCGCGACAGCCACCTGCGCCTTCGCGCCGGCGTCGTGTCCAGCGACGGGCAGCGGGGTGAGAACCAAGACAGCGGGCGCCACTGCCCGGCGAAGGGCAGCTTCCGGAGGAGGGGCTTACGGTGGTGTCGATTGCGATCTGTCAGATCCGTGATGACCATCCCGCTCACGTTCCTCGTCGTGATCTTGGTGGCGAAGTGGTAGACACAGCTGCGGCGGACGGCGGGGAAGCCGCTCGCCGGGAGCGCGAACGCGTGGCCGTGCGGCGCCACGAACAGCGCGTAGTCCCTGGTGTGCGCCACGTTCGACACCGCCACCGGCATAGCGCCGCCCTCCCCCGCGAAGTGGACCCTCACCACCCTCACGGCGAACGTccgggcccggcggcggcggacggcgcagCACGACGGCCTCGCGTGCTCGCGCTGCGACACCGCCACGAcgaggaggtcgccgccgcacgccaccaGGCACACCTGGGTGTCCCACTCCCGCTCTGTGAGGTGCCGCAGGCTCACCGGGCTCACGATGAGCCTCCGCGCGTCGACGTCGCAGATGGCGAGCTTGTCCCTGTAGACGCCGATGAGCACGTAGGCTCGGCCGCGGAAGAACTCGAGCCCCCAGTAGAACGGCCCGGTGTCCTGCTGATCGAACCGGGCCCACTCGGCGTCGCCGGGGCGGCAGAAGGCGAGGACGTGCCCCGCGTAGGAAATGTCGTCCACCTTGAAGAAGGCGAACGCCGCccaccggccggccgcggcgagggggTCGTCGGAGAGAAAGATGTCGGTCAGCTGGTAATCAGGGTCGCCGAAGGCGGGCAGCGGAACCTCGGCGCGGGAGACGGGGTCCCTGAGGAGgaggcgcccgccgccgtcgtccacgGCGAGCCAGCCGCGCGACGCGCCCCGCACGCAGgcgcccccggcgccggcggcgtccaaGCTGACGGgcctgaggcggcggcggcgccgcgcgagcCGGACGAAGGCGCGGCGGCCGTCGGCGGCAGACCGCAGGGCGAACCAGGGGCCGGCTACGGGCGCGCcggggcccgcggcggcgcgccagcCGCGGCACACATGGCGGAAgctggcggcgtcggcgtcgaccGGGAGGCGGGTGAAGACGTCGTGGAGGAGCCCTCTCTCGAGGGACGCC from Panicum virgatum strain AP13 chromosome 9K, P.virgatum_v5, whole genome shotgun sequence encodes:
- the LOC120650767 gene encoding uncharacterized protein LOC120650767 yields the protein MGNSSSRGRSNPRQGHGSKVAPSSPAGEQTMFKWSIDGFSSLLDKGAGWTYSRVFEALGQNWCLKLNPKDKKSGDDKEYVSLRLELANSSVRPDTVVNASFKLLIYDQSFGNHSEHEVSHSFQTASTSSGISCMISLRKLKKQSPKFLLSNCCVFGVEFLKVTTSKANTTSETLFVQKASIFNEAKTYTWDIDDFFAMKNPGYSPEFEVGGYKWNIIMYPSRDGNHLSLYLKLKKTNDLPKDTANLVELTLYIKDQETGKHRKGTGRCQFSKNSRTWGWTKLISLEDFKDSANGFLVKTKCCVVAEVAIVGSSKME
- the LOC120650768 gene encoding uncharacterized protein LOC120650768 codes for the protein MGACASSSRGRSNQGKNQKSSKVAAVPFTPAAQTVAVAGSPKMEEKSSFKWRIDGFSSLLDKQKGWTNSGYFDIKGLKWYLKLNLKDQKRGDKRDYVSLKIVLSKASDLKSDIIVEASFKLLIFDQVYGKHREHEFSHHFQTEESRKSGASCMIPVETLKEASSGFIVGDSCVFGVELINLATANATANHSSEAVHVQKTNGFSAREAYSWVIDDFLALKGRCYSPEFEIGGCKWYVTMYPSGVDDSGEFLSLYLHMAKPDASLQRSGVPVEVSLSIKDQVTSNRHTRTGRCQFVATAEEGDGWGWAKFMEVKSVKDWYLVRGSCLIEADVAIVGSCKME